One window from the genome of Streptomyces sp. NBC_00287 encodes:
- a CDS encoding glycosyltransferase family 1 protein: MKAIRRFTVRPVLPEPLRPLSDLARNLRWSWHAETRDLFQSVDPERWASSDGDPVRLLGSVPPGRLAELAEDRRFLRRLTAVADDLADYVSGDRWYQGQSSELPAAVAYFSPEFGITAALPQYSGGLGILAGDHLKAASDLGVPLIGVGLLYRHGYFRQTLSRDGWQQEHYPVLDPNELPVGLLRETDGTPTQVSLALPGGRSLHARVWLAQVGRVPLLLLDSDVEENDLGERGVTDRLYGGGSEHRLLQEMLLGIGGVRAVRTYCRLTGHAEPEVFHTNEGHAGFLGLERIAELCDRGLDFDSGLEAVRAGTVFTTHTPVPAGIDRFDRELVARHFGPDAELPRIDVERILQLGMETYAGGEPNLFNMAVMGLRLGQRANGVSLLHGNVSREMFSGLWPGFDADEVPITSVTNGVHAPTWVAPEVFRLGAKQIGAQRTEDALTVGGSDRWDAVADIPDQEIWELRRVLREQLVVEVRERLRASWRQRGAGSAELGWIDGVLDPDVLTIGFARRVPSYKRLTLMLRDRDRLMDLLLHPEHPIQIVVAGKAHPADDGGKRLIQDLVRFADDPRVRHRIVFLPDYGMAMAQKLYPGCDIWLNNPLRPLEACGTSGMKAALNGCLNLSVMDGWWDEWFQPDFGWAIPTADGSATDVDRRDDIEAAALYDLLEQRVTPRFYEQGQGGLPDRWIEMVRQTLTLLGPKVLAGRMVREYVERLYTPAALAHRSMDAESASELATWKAKVRGAWHGVSVDHVETSVATTTAELGTTLSLRVRVGLGDLVPDDVEVQAVSGRVDAEDRITDAATVPLKPTGGPDLDGRWVYEGPLSLDRTGPYGYTVRILPAHRLLASSAELGLVTAPSQDVVEGAGVLMR; encoded by the coding sequence GTGAAGGCGATCCGTCGATTCACCGTCCGTCCCGTTCTCCCCGAACCCCTCCGGCCGCTCAGCGACCTGGCGCGCAATCTGCGCTGGTCCTGGCATGCGGAGACCCGCGACCTCTTCCAGTCCGTCGATCCCGAACGCTGGGCCTCCTCGGACGGTGATCCCGTACGGCTCCTGGGCAGTGTGCCGCCCGGCAGGCTGGCCGAGCTGGCCGAGGACCGCCGCTTCCTGCGCCGGCTGACCGCGGTCGCCGACGATCTGGCCGACTATGTCTCCGGTGACCGCTGGTACCAGGGCCAGTCCTCCGAACTCCCCGCCGCCGTCGCCTATTTCTCCCCCGAGTTCGGCATCACCGCCGCCCTGCCGCAGTACTCCGGCGGCCTCGGCATCCTGGCCGGCGACCATCTGAAGGCGGCCAGCGATCTCGGGGTGCCGCTCATCGGAGTGGGGCTGCTGTACCGGCACGGCTACTTCCGGCAGACCCTTTCGAGGGACGGCTGGCAGCAGGAGCACTACCCGGTGCTCGACCCCAACGAGCTGCCCGTCGGGTTGCTCAGGGAGACCGACGGCACCCCCACCCAGGTCTCCCTCGCCCTGCCCGGCGGCCGCTCCCTGCACGCCCGGGTCTGGCTGGCCCAGGTCGGCAGGGTCCCGCTGCTGCTCCTCGACTCCGACGTGGAGGAGAACGACCTCGGCGAACGCGGGGTGACCGACCGGCTCTACGGCGGCGGCAGCGAACACCGGCTGCTCCAGGAGATGCTGCTCGGCATAGGAGGTGTTCGGGCGGTACGGACGTACTGCCGGCTGACGGGCCATGCGGAGCCCGAGGTCTTCCACACCAACGAGGGGCACGCGGGCTTCCTCGGCCTGGAGCGGATCGCCGAACTCTGCGACCGGGGGCTGGACTTCGACTCCGGTCTGGAGGCGGTGCGCGCCGGGACCGTCTTCACCACCCACACACCTGTCCCCGCCGGCATCGACCGCTTCGACCGTGAGCTGGTCGCCCGCCACTTCGGCCCCGACGCCGAACTCCCGCGCATCGATGTCGAGCGGATCCTCCAGCTCGGCATGGAGACCTACGCCGGAGGCGAGCCGAACCTCTTCAACATGGCGGTGATGGGCCTGCGCCTGGGCCAGCGCGCCAACGGTGTCTCGCTGCTGCACGGGAACGTCAGCCGGGAGATGTTCTCCGGTCTGTGGCCGGGATTCGACGCGGACGAGGTGCCGATCACCTCGGTCACCAACGGCGTCCACGCCCCGACCTGGGTCGCCCCCGAGGTGTTCCGGCTGGGCGCCAAGCAGATCGGCGCCCAGCGCACCGAGGACGCGCTCACCGTCGGCGGCTCGGACCGCTGGGACGCGGTGGCGGACATCCCCGACCAGGAGATCTGGGAGCTGCGCCGGGTGCTGCGTGAGCAGCTGGTGGTGGAGGTGCGCGAGCGGCTGCGGGCGTCGTGGCGGCAACGCGGCGCGGGCAGCGCGGAGTTGGGGTGGATCGACGGGGTGCTCGACCCCGATGTCCTCACCATCGGCTTTGCCCGCCGCGTCCCGTCGTACAAGCGCCTCACCCTGATGCTGCGCGACCGTGACCGGCTGATGGATCTGCTGCTGCACCCCGAGCACCCGATCCAGATCGTGGTGGCGGGCAAGGCGCACCCGGCGGACGACGGGGGCAAGCGGCTCATCCAGGATCTGGTGCGGTTCGCGGACGATCCGCGGGTGCGCCACCGGATCGTCTTCCTGCCGGACTACGGCATGGCGATGGCGCAGAAGCTGTACCCGGGCTGCGACATCTGGCTGAACAATCCGCTCCGCCCGCTGGAGGCGTGCGGGACGAGCGGGATGAAGGCCGCCCTCAACGGCTGTCTCAATCTGTCGGTCATGGACGGCTGGTGGGACGAGTGGTTCCAGCCGGACTTCGGCTGGGCGATCCCCACGGCGGACGGCTCGGCGACGGACGTGGACCGCCGGGACGACATCGAGGCGGCGGCGCTGTACGACCTGCTGGAACAGCGGGTGACCCCGCGGTTCTACGAGCAGGGGCAGGGCGGGCTGCCCGACCGCTGGATCGAGATGGTCCGCCAGACCCTCACCCTGCTCGGCCCGAAGGTGCTGGCCGGACGGATGGTCCGGGAGTACGTCGAGCGTCTCTACACCCCGGCCGCGCTGGCCCATCGCTCGATGGACGCGGAGTCCGCGAGTGAACTGGCGACGTGGAAGGCGAAGGTGCGGGGTGCCTGGCACGGGGTGTCGGTCGACCATGTGGAGACCTCGGTCGCCACGACGACGGCGGAACTGGGCACGACCCTGAGCCTCAGGGTCCGCGTCGGCCTCGGCGATCTCGTCCCCGACGACGTGGAGGTCCAGGCGGTCTCGGGGCGGGTCGACGCCGAGGACCGCATCACGGACGCGGCGACGGTCCCGCTCAAGCCGACGGGCGGGCCCGACCTGGACGGACGGTGGGTGTACGAGGGCCCGCTGTCCCTGGACCGGACAGGTCCGTACGGCTATACGGTACGGATCCTTCCGGCGCACCGGCTGCTGGCGTCCAGCGCGGAGCTGGGTCTTGTGACCGCGCCTTCGCAGGATGTGGTGGAGGGCGCCGGGGTCCTCATGCGCTGA
- a CDS encoding DUF1990 domain-containing protein, whose protein sequence is MSSTVFTYDDVGATRETDFCPPGFHQLHVRTRIGEGHEVFRSAAEAVLTWDMHRAMGVGIDASAERAAPGVDVTVTLAGVIKAPCRVVWTVEEHRRAGWAYGTLTGHPECGEESFIVDRTGDGTVWLTVHAFSRGAKWYAKAGGPATRGLQNAYARRCGVVLRRMCGGDTE, encoded by the coding sequence ATGTCCTCCACGGTCTTCACGTACGACGACGTCGGCGCCACGCGGGAAACCGACTTCTGCCCGCCCGGCTTCCACCAGCTGCATGTACGCACCCGCATCGGAGAGGGCCACGAGGTCTTCCGCAGCGCGGCCGAGGCCGTGCTGACCTGGGACATGCACCGGGCGATGGGCGTCGGCATCGACGCCTCGGCGGAACGGGCGGCGCCCGGCGTGGACGTCACGGTCACCTTGGCCGGCGTCATCAAGGCACCGTGCCGGGTGGTCTGGACGGTGGAGGAACACCGCCGCGCGGGCTGGGCGTACGGCACGCTGACCGGCCACCCGGAGTGCGGCGAGGAGTCGTTCATCGTGGACCGCACCGGGGACGGCACCGTGTGGCTGACGGTGCACGCCTTCAGTCGGGGCGCGAAGTGGTACGCGAAGGCGGGCGGGCCCGCGACACGGGGGCTGCAGAACGCGTACGCGCGGCGGTGCGGGGTCGTGCTGCGGAGGATGTGCGGGGGCGACACCGAGTGA
- a CDS encoding M4 family metallopeptidase, which yields MTPLYARHKRTTLAIATAIAAGALLTTGLSTGASAKAEPADATPVQLTAAARTALIKQAAAEAPTTADEIGLGAKEKLVVKDVIKDADGATHTRYERTYAGLPVLGGDLIVHETASGKTEGVTKATKAAVKVADLTADVTKASAEKQALKAAKAEGSTKSAADKAPRKVVWAASGTPTLAYETVVGGFQHDGTPQELHVITDAQTGKKLYEWEAVQTGSGNSQYSGTVTIGTSLSGSTYQLNDATRGAHKTYNKARATSSSAGTLFTDADDTWGTGAASSSSTSQTAAVDAHYGAQVTWDFYKNVLGRNGIKNNGVAAYSRVHYGNAYVNAFWSDSCFCMTYGDGEGNTKPLTSLDVAGHEMTHGVTSNTAGLNYSGESGGLNEATSDIFGTAVEFYAANTKDVGDYLIGEKIDINGDGTPLRYMDQPSKDGSSANYWSSSLAGLDVHYSSGPANHFFFILSEGSGAKTINGVSYNSPTYNGSTVTGIGRDKAVKIWYKALTEYMTSTTNYKGARTATLSAASALYGSGSTEYNAVAAAWTAVNVS from the coding sequence GTGACCCCCCTCTACGCGCGTCACAAGCGCACCACCCTGGCCATCGCCACCGCGATCGCGGCCGGAGCCCTCCTCACCACCGGTCTGAGCACCGGCGCTTCCGCGAAGGCCGAACCGGCCGACGCCACGCCCGTGCAGTTGACCGCCGCCGCCCGCACCGCCCTCATCAAGCAGGCGGCAGCCGAAGCGCCCACCACGGCCGACGAGATAGGCCTCGGCGCCAAGGAGAAGCTGGTCGTCAAGGACGTCATCAAGGACGCCGACGGCGCGACCCACACGCGCTACGAGCGCACCTACGCAGGCCTCCCCGTCCTCGGCGGCGATCTCATCGTCCACGAGACCGCGTCCGGCAAGACCGAGGGCGTCACCAAGGCGACCAAGGCCGCCGTCAAGGTCGCCGACCTCACCGCGGACGTCACCAAGGCGAGCGCCGAGAAGCAGGCCCTGAAGGCCGCCAAGGCGGAGGGCTCCACCAAGTCCGCCGCCGACAAGGCCCCGCGCAAGGTCGTCTGGGCCGCGAGCGGCACCCCCACCCTGGCCTACGAGACGGTCGTCGGAGGCTTCCAGCACGACGGCACCCCGCAGGAGCTGCACGTCATCACCGACGCGCAGACCGGCAAGAAGCTGTACGAGTGGGAGGCCGTCCAGACCGGCTCCGGCAACAGCCAGTACAGCGGCACGGTGACCATCGGCACCTCGCTGTCGGGCTCGACGTACCAGCTGAACGACGCCACGCGCGGCGCCCACAAGACGTACAACAAGGCCCGTGCCACCTCCTCCTCGGCGGGCACGCTGTTCACCGACGCGGACGACACGTGGGGCACCGGAGCGGCATCGAGCTCCTCGACCTCGCAGACCGCTGCCGTGGACGCCCACTACGGCGCCCAGGTCACCTGGGACTTCTACAAGAACGTCCTCGGCCGCAACGGCATCAAGAACAACGGCGTCGCCGCCTACTCCCGGGTCCACTACGGCAACGCCTACGTCAACGCCTTCTGGTCCGACAGCTGCTTCTGCATGACGTACGGCGACGGCGAGGGCAACACCAAGCCGCTGACCTCCCTGGACGTGGCGGGCCACGAGATGACGCACGGCGTCACCTCCAACACCGCCGGGCTCAACTACTCGGGTGAGTCGGGTGGCCTGAACGAGGCAACCTCGGACATCTTCGGCACGGCGGTGGAGTTCTACGCCGCCAACACCAAGGACGTCGGCGACTACCTCATCGGCGAGAAGATCGACATCAACGGCGACGGCACCCCGCTGCGCTACATGGACCAGCCCAGCAAGGACGGCTCGTCCGCGAACTACTGGTCGTCCTCGCTGGCGGGCCTGGACGTGCACTACTCGTCCGGCCCGGCGAACCACTTCTTCTTCATCCTGTCCGAGGGCAGCGGCGCCAAGACGATCAACGGCGTCAGCTACAACTCGCCCACGTACAACGGCTCCACGGTCACCGGCATCGGCCGCGACAAGGCGGTCAAGATCTGGTACAAGGCGCTGACCGAGTACATGACCTCGACCACCAACTACAAGGGTGCCCGCACCGCGACCCTGAGCGCGGCCTCGGCCCTGTACGGCTCGGGCAGCACCGAGTACAACGCGGTGGCCGCGGCCTGGACGGCCGTCAACGTCAGCTGA
- a CDS encoding M4 family metallopeptidase, with the protein MRSSSSDRRTSHRSSTRRAAAVALVGVSALIAAAVQSGAATAAPEKAPSAAGKVIPGAESVKLTPAQRAALIRTANATKADTAEELGLGAKEKLVVRDVLKDGNGTIHTRYERTYDGLPVLGGDLVVKSTKADATAAVVKATKKAIEPATTRAAVSAAKAERQALAAAEAEDAKKADVNRAPRKVIWAASGTPKVAFETVVGGLQHDGTPQELHVVTDATTGEKLYEWEAIETGTGNTVYSGTVTLGTTQSGSTYNLTDGARGNHKTYNLNRGTSGTGTLFSGPDDVWGNGTPSNLESAAADAHYGAALTWDYYKNVHGRSGIRGDGVGAYSRVHYGNNYVNAFWSDSCFCMTYGDGSGNANPLTSIDVAAHEMTHGLTSNTAGLVYSGESGGLNEATSDIFGSTVEFYANNSSDVGDYLIGEEININGDGTPLRYMDEPDKDGSSYDNWFSGIGNQDVHYSSGPANHFFYLLSEGSGAKTINGVSYNSPTADGLAVTGIGRDKAEKIWFRALTTKFTSNTNYAGARTGTLAAAGELYGTTSPEYLAVQHAWAGVAVGARPGGGGGGTSFENTADVSIPDNGAAVTSSITVSGRTGNAPSNLAVAVDIVHTYVGDLQVQLVAPDGTAYTMKAYGTGGSSDNLNTTYTVNASSEVANGVWRLRVQDNAAIDTGYINSWKLTFP; encoded by the coding sequence TTGAGAAGCAGTTCCTCAGACAGACGCACCTCCCACAGATCCAGCACCCGTCGGGCCGCCGCAGTCGCCCTCGTCGGTGTGTCCGCCCTGATCGCCGCGGCCGTCCAGTCGGGCGCCGCCACCGCAGCCCCGGAGAAGGCACCGTCGGCCGCGGGAAAGGTCATACCGGGCGCCGAGTCGGTCAAGCTCACCCCCGCCCAGCGCGCCGCGCTGATCCGCACGGCCAACGCCACCAAGGCGGACACCGCCGAGGAACTCGGCCTCGGCGCCAAGGAGAAGCTGGTCGTCCGTGACGTCCTCAAGGACGGCAACGGCACGATCCACACCCGCTACGAGCGCACCTACGACGGACTGCCCGTCCTCGGCGGCGACCTCGTCGTCAAGAGCACCAAGGCGGACGCCACCGCGGCCGTCGTGAAGGCCACCAAGAAGGCGATCGAGCCGGCCACCACCAGGGCCGCCGTATCCGCCGCGAAGGCCGAGCGGCAGGCCCTGGCCGCGGCGGAGGCCGAGGACGCCAAGAAGGCGGACGTCAACCGGGCGCCCCGCAAGGTGATCTGGGCGGCGAGCGGCACCCCGAAGGTGGCGTTCGAGACGGTCGTCGGCGGCCTCCAGCACGACGGCACCCCGCAGGAGCTGCATGTCGTCACCGACGCCACCACGGGCGAGAAGCTGTACGAGTGGGAGGCGATCGAGACCGGCACCGGCAACACGGTCTACAGCGGCACGGTGACGCTCGGGACCACGCAGTCCGGCTCGACCTACAACCTCACCGACGGCGCGCGCGGCAACCACAAGACGTACAACCTCAACCGCGGCACCTCCGGCACCGGCACGCTCTTCTCCGGACCGGACGACGTGTGGGGCAACGGCACCCCGTCCAACCTGGAGTCGGCCGCCGCCGACGCGCACTACGGCGCCGCGCTGACCTGGGACTACTACAAGAACGTGCACGGGCGCAGCGGTATCCGCGGCGACGGCGTCGGCGCGTACTCCCGGGTCCACTACGGGAACAACTACGTCAACGCGTTCTGGTCCGACAGCTGCTTCTGCATGACGTACGGCGACGGCTCGGGCAACGCCAACCCGCTGACCTCGATCGACGTGGCCGCGCACGAGATGACCCACGGTCTCACCTCCAACACCGCGGGCCTGGTCTACAGCGGCGAGTCCGGCGGTCTGAACGAGGCGACCTCCGACATCTTCGGCTCGACCGTCGAGTTCTACGCCAACAACTCCTCCGACGTCGGTGACTACCTCATCGGCGAGGAGATCAACATCAACGGCGACGGCACGCCGCTGCGTTACATGGACGAGCCGGACAAGGACGGCTCGTCGTACGACAACTGGTTCTCCGGGATCGGTAACCAGGACGTGCACTACTCGTCGGGCCCCGCCAACCACTTCTTCTACCTGCTGAGCGAGGGCAGCGGCGCCAAGACCATCAACGGTGTCAGCTACAACTCGCCCACCGCGGACGGCCTCGCGGTCACCGGCATCGGCCGGGACAAGGCGGAGAAGATCTGGTTCCGCGCGCTGACCACGAAGTTCACCTCCAACACCAACTACGCGGGCGCCCGCACCGGCACCCTCGCGGCGGCCGGTGAGCTCTACGGCACCACCAGCCCCGAGTACCTGGCCGTGCAGCACGCCTGGGCGGGCGTCGCGGTCGGCGCGCGTCCCGGTGGCGGGGGCGGCGGCACCTCCTTCGAGAACACCGCCGATGTGTCGATCCCGGACAACGGTGCCGCGGTCACCTCGTCGATCACCGTCTCCGGGCGGACCGGCAACGCTCCGTCGAACCTCGCGGTGGCGGTCGACATCGTCCACACCTACGTCGGTGACCTCCAGGTCCAGCTGGTCGCCCCCGACGGCACGGCGTACACGATGAAGGCGTACGGCACCGGCGGCAGTTCGGACAACCTCAACACCACGTACACCGTGAACGCCTCCTCCGAGGTCGCCAACGGTGTCTGGCGGTTGAGGGTCCAGGACAACGCGGCCATCGACACCGGCTACATCAACAGCTGGAAGCTGACGTTCCCGTAG
- a CDS encoding ABC transporter ATP-binding protein codes for MTAPTITAPPKDRPEDTGDPFDRDVLPTSPGATGTLLRSLLAPMKARVALTTLLLLVQQAAVQAGPLLVAYAIDEAVPAFRADDHGPLIAVAVGYLLCAAASGALQYAFIIASARVNQDVLLDLRGRIFRHAQALSLDFHERYTSGRLISRSTTDVESLRELLSEGLQELVTVILSFVYISAMLLWLDLGLGALAVASFVPLYLLMRSYQRRAGRVYRVRSTAIAAVIVKFVETMNGIRPVRAFRREAVNDADFAVLNKRHERTNGDALLEMARYVIGSRLVANTAVAGIVLWGAYRVAGGTLALGVLAAAVLYLRRLYDPIDRLGMFLNSYQSAYASLDKIAGLLAQTPSVPEPSTPKQLPALESEHPGREVVFDGVRFAYRTGGEVLPTFDLTLPAGQTVAVVGSTGAGKSTLAKLLARFYDPSDGRVLLDGVDLRELSVPELRRGVVMVTQEAFLFSGTVAENIALGRPDATREEIERAAKAIGAHEFISALPDGYDTDVRKRGGRISAGQRQLVAFARALLADPAVLILDEATSSLDIPGERAVQRAMATVLHGRTAVVIAHRLSTVEIADRVLVMEHGRIVEDGSPAELIAGTGRFADLHRAWRDSLA; via the coding sequence GATGAAGGCGCGGGTCGCGCTCACCACCTTGCTGCTGCTCGTCCAGCAGGCGGCCGTGCAGGCGGGCCCGCTGCTGGTGGCGTACGCCATCGACGAGGCCGTACCGGCGTTCCGCGCGGACGACCACGGCCCGCTGATCGCGGTGGCCGTCGGCTATCTGCTCTGCGCGGCGGCCTCCGGCGCCCTCCAGTACGCGTTCATCATCGCCTCGGCCCGCGTCAACCAGGATGTGCTGCTGGATCTGCGCGGCCGGATCTTCCGGCACGCGCAGGCGCTGAGCCTCGACTTCCACGAGCGATATACGAGCGGCCGGCTGATCTCCCGGTCCACCACGGACGTCGAGTCGCTGCGGGAGCTGCTCAGCGAGGGGCTCCAGGAACTCGTCACCGTCATCCTGTCGTTCGTCTACATCTCCGCGATGCTGCTCTGGCTCGACCTCGGGCTCGGGGCGCTCGCGGTGGCCTCCTTCGTGCCGCTGTATCTGCTGATGCGCAGCTATCAGCGGCGGGCCGGGCGGGTGTACCGGGTGCGGTCCACCGCCATCGCCGCGGTGATCGTGAAATTCGTGGAGACGATGAACGGCATCCGGCCGGTGCGCGCGTTCCGCCGCGAGGCCGTGAACGACGCCGACTTCGCCGTACTGAACAAGCGGCACGAGCGGACCAACGGGGACGCGCTGCTGGAGATGGCCCGATACGTCATCGGCTCGCGGCTGGTCGCCAACACGGCCGTCGCGGGCATCGTGCTGTGGGGCGCCTACCGGGTCGCGGGCGGCACGCTGGCGCTCGGGGTGCTGGCGGCGGCGGTGCTGTATCTGCGGCGGCTGTACGACCCGATCGACCGGCTCGGCATGTTCCTGAACTCCTACCAGTCGGCGTACGCGTCCCTGGACAAGATCGCGGGGCTGCTGGCGCAGACGCCGTCCGTGCCCGAACCGTCAACGCCCAAGCAGCTCCCGGCACTTGAGTCCGAGCACCCGGGCCGCGAGGTCGTCTTCGACGGGGTGCGGTTCGCCTATCGCACCGGCGGCGAGGTGCTGCCCACCTTCGACCTCACCCTTCCGGCCGGACAGACCGTCGCGGTGGTCGGCTCGACCGGCGCCGGCAAGTCGACGCTCGCGAAGCTGCTGGCCCGCTTCTACGACCCCTCCGACGGCCGGGTGCTGCTGGACGGGGTCGATCTGCGCGAGCTGTCCGTGCCCGAACTGCGGCGCGGGGTGGTGATGGTGACGCAGGAGGCTTTCCTGTTCTCCGGCACGGTCGCCGAGAACATCGCCCTCGGGCGCCCCGACGCGACCCGGGAGGAGATCGAGCGGGCCGCGAAAGCGATCGGCGCGCACGAGTTCATCAGCGCCCTGCCCGACGGCTACGACACGGACGTACGCAAGCGGGGCGGCCGTATCTCGGCAGGGCAGCGCCAACTCGTCGCGTTCGCCCGGGCGTTGCTCGCGGATCCGGCGGTGCTGATCCTCGACGAGGCGACCAGCTCGCTGGACATCCCCGGCGAACGGGCGGTGCAGCGCGCGATGGCGACCGTGCTGCACGGCCGTACGGCGGTGGTGATCGCGCACCGGCTGTCCACCGTGGAGATCGCGGACCGGGTGCTGGTCATGGAGCACGGGCGGATCGTCGAGGACGGCTCGCCCGCCGAACTCATCGCGGGGACCGGGCGGTTCGCGGATCTGCACCGGGCGTGGCGGGACAGTCTGGCGTAG